The following proteins are co-located in the Camelus bactrianus isolate YW-2024 breed Bactrian camel chromosome 30, ASM4877302v1, whole genome shotgun sequence genome:
- the MC4R gene encoding melanocortin receptor 4, which produces MNSTHRHGMHTSLHFWNRSTYGLHSNASESLGKGYSDGGCYEQLFVSPEVFVTLGVISLLENILVIVAIAKNKNLHSPMYFFICSLAVADMLVSVSNGSETIVITLLNSTDTDTQSFTVNIDNVIDSVICSSLLASICSLLSIAVDRYFTIFYALQYHNIMTVKRVGIIISCIWAACTVSGVLFIIYSDSSAVIICLITMFFTMLALMASLYVHMFLMARLHIKRIAVLPGTGTIRQGANMKGAITLTILIGVFVVCWAPFFLHLIFYISCPQNPYCVCFMSHFNLYLILIMCNSIIDPLIYALRSQELRKTFKEIICCYPLGGLCDLSGRY; this is translated from the coding sequence ATGAACTCTACCCATCGCCATGGGATGCACACTTCCCTCCACTTTTGGAACCGCAGCACCTACGGACTGCACAGCAATGCCAGTGAGTCCCTGGGCAAAGGCTACTCTGATGGAGGGTGCTACGAGCAACTTTTTGTCTCTCCGGAGGTGTTTGTGACTCTGGGTGTCATAAGCTTGTTGGAGAATATCCTGGTGATTGTGGCAATAGCCAAGAACAAGAATCTGCACTCACCCATGTACTTTTTCATCTGCAGCCTGGCCGTGGCTGATATGTTGGTGAGTGTTTCCAATGGGTCAGAGACCATTGTCATCACCCTGCTAAACAGCACAGACACGGACACACAAAGCTTCACGGTGAATATTGATAATGTCATTGACTCAGTGATCTGTAGCTCCTTGCTTGCATCGATCTGCAGCCTGCTTTCGATTGCAGTGGACAGGTACTTCACTATCTTTTACGCTCTCCAGTATCACAACATAATGACGGTTAAGCGGGTTGGGATCATCATCAGCTGTATCTGGGCAGCGTGCACGGTGTCGGGTGTTCTGTTCATCATTTACTCAGACAGCAGTGCTGTTATCATCTGCCTCATCACCATGTTCTTCACCATGCTGGCTCTCATGGCTTCCCTCTATGTCCACATGTTCCTCATGGCCAGACTTCACATTAAGAGGATCGCCGTCCTCCCCGGCACTGGCACCATCCGCCAAGGTGCCAACATGAAGGGGGCGATTACCTTGACCATACTGATTGGGGTCTTTGTTGTCTGCTGGGCCCCCTTCTTCCTGCATTTAATATTCTACATCTCCTGTCCCCAGAATCCATACTGTGTGTGCTTCATGTCTCACTTTAACTTGTATCTCATTCTGATCATGTGCAATTCCATCATTGATCCTCTAATCTATGCACTCCGGAGCCAAGAACTGAGGAAAACCTTCAAAGAGATCATCTGCTGCTATCCCCTAGGTGGCCTGTGTGATCTGTCTGGCAGATATTAA